A window from Drosophila yakuba strain Tai18E2 chromosome 3L, Prin_Dyak_Tai18E2_2.1, whole genome shotgun sequence encodes these proteins:
- the LOC6533016 gene encoding probable leucine--tRNA ligase, mitochondrial, protein MQALRRTRPWRAAYWSSWRRLLTQSCTGNENPELTSDVKHRIEAHWREQLSGGQFNPKDSQDKYYVLSMFPYPSGNLHMGHVRVYTIADSVARFQRMCGKNVFQPMGWDSFGLPAENAANQRGVEPASWTKQNISQMKEQLQRLGCSFDWNHELSTCSPKYYKWTQHLFLMLHRHGLAYQNEALVNWDPVDKTVLADEQVDANGCSWRSGAKVEKKLLRQWFIRTSAYAKQLLDGLEDPTLRDWRDIINLQRHWIGDCDGYAFNLLTSASGLLRVWTTHPEHLKDPYAFLVLRSSHHLSKLEGAGSLSAENPFAGTTMPVVFSDEVKFPPKSDVYLAAPSFRSDDKELWESYGLAFTSNGKEEETLSPANWEMLRKEVLQAATRLNVGGYRVSSKLQDWLISRQRYWGTPIPIVHCQKCGAVPVPEEQLPVSLPPKDSPKEAFLCECPKCGEKDARRESDTMDTFVDSSWYYLRFLDAQNSERIFDPALTKKFMPVDLYIGGKEHAVLHLYYARFMNHFLHSCGLSPTSEPFSRLLVQGMVMGRSFRVKGSGRYVPESEVEIVNAKKNQAVLKETKEPVVMTWEKMSKSKLNGVEPGDMFNEYGTDTTRLIILADVAPTSHRNWSSATFPGILNWQKRLWLTLQDFQEAREDQTASEVVPTSEEFLAEDSKLFDARNFYVKGATFNYRHAQQLSVAISKMQGLTNSLRRTPKHVLRHGKQFERALAAQIIMLAPMAPHFASELWSKFVSIPGRLNPASEELQWSEDVLAQRWPDIDSEYNLDLSIKVNGFENCVIKVQRTHLDKVTHSDALDIAFNTESVTSYLIDKKIRTTNFVLYPGIEAILNIYVDKAKKAEKPAPADDAEAQPQA, encoded by the exons ATGCAAGCACTGAGAAGAACACGACCGTGGAGAGCAGCCTACTGGAGTAGCTGGCGACGCCTGCTTACCCAAAGCTGCACGGGCAATGAG AATCCAGAGCTAACGAGTGATGTCAAGCACAGGATCGAGGCTCACTGGCGGGAGCAGCTCAGTGGAGGGCAGTTCAACCCCAAGGACTCGCAGGACAAGTACTATGTGCTCTCCATGTTCCCGTATCCCTCCGGCAACCTGCACATGGGCCATGTGCGCGTGTATACCATTGCCGATTCGGTGGCTCGTTTCCAGCGAATGTGCGGCAAGAATGTATTCCAGCCCATGGGCTGGGATTCCTTTGGGCTGCCCGCCGAGAATGCTGCCAATCAGCGTGGTGTAGAGCCCGCATCCTGGACAAAACAGAATATTTCCCAGATGAAGGAACAACTTCAGCGGCTGGGTTGCTCCTTTGACTGGAACCATGAGCTGTCCACCTGCAGTCCAAAGTACTACAAGTGGACGCAGCACCTGTTTCTAATGCTCCATCGCCATGGATTGGCCTACCAGAACGAGGCTCTGGTTAACTGGGATCCCGTTGACAAGACTGTGCTCGCAGACGAGCAGGTGGACGCCAATGGCTGTTCGTGGCGTTCGGGAGCTAAGGTGGAGAAAAAGCTTCTCAGGCAGTGGTTCATCCGAACGAGTGCTTATGCCAAACAATTGCTAGATGGTTTGGAGGATCCCACACTGCGCGACTGGAGGGATATTATCAACCTGCAGCGCCACTGGATAGGAGACTGCGATGGATACGCCTTCAATCTGCTCACCTCTGCCTCCGGGCTGTTACGTGTGTGGACTACACATCCGGAGCACTTAAAGGATCCCTATGCCTTCCTTGTGCTCCGCAGCAGTCATCACTTGTCAAAGCTAGAGGGTGCCGGCAGCTTGAGCGCGGAGAATCCCTTCGCGGGCACCACAATGCCTGTGGTCTTTAGCGACGAAGTGAAATTTCCACCAAAGAGCGATGTTTACCTGGCAGCCCCCAGCTTCCGCAGCGATGACAAGGAGTTATGGGAGTCGTATGGACTGGCATTTACTTCAAATGGCAAGGAGGAGGAAACCCTGAGTCCAGCCAACTGGGAAATGCTAAGGAAAGAGGTGCTCCAGGCAGCCACACGCCTTAATGTGGGTGGCTATCGCGTATCGTCAAAGCTGCAGGATTGGTTGATCTCACGACAACGCTATTGGGGCACCCCAATTCCTATTGTACACTGTCAAAAGTGCGGAGCAGTGCCAGtgccggaggagcagctgccagTGTCTCTGCCTCCGAAAGATTCTCCGAAGGAAGCATTTCTCTGTGAGTGTCCAAAATGCGGTGAGAAGGATGCGCGAAGAGAGTCGGATACAATGGATACTTTTGTGGACAGCTCTTGGTACTATTTGCGTTTCTTGGACGCCCAAAATTCCGAACGCATTTTCGATCCAGCGCTGACCAAGAAGTTTATGCCTGTGGATTTGTACATCGGCGGCAAGGAACACGCCGTGCTGCATCTTTACTACGCCCGCTTTATGAACCACTTTCTGCACAGCTGCGGGCTCTCACCCACCAGCGAACCCTTTTCCAGACTGCTAGTCCAGGGCATGGTCATGGGCCGCTCTTTCCGGGTGAAGGGCAGTGGACGTTATGTGCCCGAGTCAGAAGTAGAGATTGTAAACGCCAAGAAGAACCAGGCGGTGCTAAAGGAAACCAAAGAGCCCGTGGTCATGACCTGGGAAAAGATGTCCAAATCGAAGCTGAACGGGGTGGAGCCCGGCGATATGTTTAATGAATACGGAACGGACACAACGAGACTGATCATTCTGGCCGATGTGGCGCCCACATCTCACCGCAACTGGTCCAGTGCAA CATTTCCTGGCATCCTTAATTGGCAAAAGAGACTTTGGCTGACCCTGCAGGACTTCCAAGAGGCTCGCGAAGATCAAACTGCCTCGGAAGTTGTGCCCACCAGCGAAGAGTTCCTGGCTGAGGATTCCAAGCTGTTTGATGCCAGAAACTTTTATGTTAAAGGTGCTACATTTAACTACCGCCATGCACAGCAACTCAGTGTGGCTATTTCCAAAATGCAGGGGCTGACGAATTCTCTAAGG CGCACACCTAAGCATGTCCTGCGACATGGAAAGCAGTTTGAACGGGCCCTGGCTGCTCAGATCATCATGCTCGCACCAATGGCTCCGCACTTTGCCTCCGAACTGTGGTCAAAGTTTGTTTCCATACCAGGCAGATTGAATCCCGCCAGTGAGGAGTTGCAGTGGAGCGAGGATGTGTTGGCTCAGCGCTGGCCAGACATCGACTCCGAATACAATCTGGATCTTAGCATTAAGGTCAATGGCTTTGAGAACTGTGTAATCAAAGTGCAGAGAACGCACCTGGATAAGGTAACGCACAGTGATGCCCTTGACATTGCCTTCAACACCGAATCGGTAACATCGTACCTAATCGACAAGAAAATACGCACCACCAATTTTGTGCTTTATCCGGGCATCGAGGCTATTCTGAATATCTATGTGGATAAGGCGAAGAAGGCGGAAAAACCGGCGCCCGCCGATGATGCAGAGGCTCAGCCTCAGGCGTAG
- the LOC6533017 gene encoding uncharacterized protein LOC6533017, with the protein MAKCRGRSILNDETPTTEAACPAPAPAATPAAANPSPQPQQQLQQQQQQQNYLPQTSLLKIEPFVPSFNQRLRRRPIGRSHSTLSHNVIPKRPVPQQQQQQQQQIQQQSELQVGQQQQLKRGYAAAAQIRQQQQQQQRNLPRGVGIQRQRSKSTSSSAASNSCRPATAAVTPNTLVGSAGGTLVSGAIVTPQPNGICRIQRLPKEREELPDRINYDKRGLTAIPIFEQEPNLRLLSLQHNLINTFHIPKELTPPPPPVPPIAVATPRESNNNKLGEYSNGNGNKEGGRSGLRGHHPGRLTRAMTNAGGNSHRLSPKSGGSPGSGSPLTTQALAINGGTAAGRSKLAKRGYNYGQAQLTPPPALRMRYGLEKSKSFVSSSLQAMKHQQQLIQRRALLKATRAGGVGVPGGAGSNLLQSCDEGSALHSSNLSLCGGCGEEEESPSVMTTISALEQLSIKNKQLSLSASYGIIFQQLVFLDLYDNQIERIANLDGLPSLSVLLLGKNRITDIGGLSSLKDTLRVLDLHGNKLTSLGSRINCLQQLKSLNLAGNQIRQINQQDFLGLRCLRELNLKRNKLRRINGFQHLVALERLWLCHNDLHRVDDMASIARATRLLEVTIENNPVSLAGDCVSFLVSYLPLLQTLSQMPITEQVRRAALAWRQHKEQAQAAPGSSEAYHNIRREEVISNARTNWELLRSQQTVVGRPKSRLTSELAKINESNEGPAGEEGETESEESQQPKELIDELQALIKLPPIAKDLRNPHEEDGASSEASSLGPNVDSCSSCYSSDNEDGGAKNKPQTPQIDENSNKVGLTEKPSSSPVPVASPSPEVTKVTPPAPVSSSPSPPALTLTPPAAPGTPVPGATSPSPSTTIIATLPVPATASCNTSRPTSSKQRSRHAPITQLGLQINQRGGAGASSKRYMAGSLVRAQTVSSSTSNSSSSNSAGRGKTTNNGLNLVATQAKAATNGTNQSSAGTGAGTGSSTTTAATAAGAAATPNAAITVSKPSAAEREREQGGDYLIEICGRYLNIYGQGALRFIDKQWNPAKANDVHTLNFSYINFNSIVCVLGRIKLRFPHAEHYVFRETNISCLGQLNGLAELQGLSSLLIDAEGNGITLKESWRAYAIYRLSHWGLKQLNGQEVTEAEVEAANAMYVGLSDLVLWSMPEVMLQPLLARLRLDETCTASKLSPKEWLLRPDNKSLRLVVGKEALQWKKNAGGGAGTSTSMNLNQATEAGSTAMAPSVRDRGRQHFALLLENTCNAVEKLHKLETLWPSMLLDIVRNTLLDYAQLDVYLRNLMCELMK; encoded by the exons ATGGCCAAATGCCGCGGTCGCTCCATACTCAACGATGAAACGCCCACAACGGAGGCAGCCTGCccggctcctgctcctgctgcgaCTCCGGCTGCAGCGAATCCCTCGCCACAGCcccaacaacaattacaacaacaacaacaacaacagaactACTTACCTCAAACATCTTTGCTGAAAATCGAACCGTTCGTTCCTAGTTTTAATCAAAGACTACGCCGGCGTCCTATTGGTCGCTCCCATAGCACCTTAAGCCACAACGTCATCCCCAAGCGACCagtgccgcagcagcagcagcagcaacagcagcaaatcCAACAGCAATCGGAGCTGCAAgttggccagcagcaacaattgaaGCGAGGCTATGCCGCCGCAGCTCAAATccgccaacagcagcagcaacagcaacggaaTCTACCACGTGGCGTTGGCATCCAGCGACAGCGTTCCAAGTCCACATCCTCCTCGGCGGCCTCCAATAGCTGTCGTCCAGCCACAGCGGCCGTAACGCCTAATACATTGGTGGGCAGTGCAGGCGGAACTCTGGTGAGTGGAGCCATCGTCACGCCGCAACCAAATGGCATCTGTCGCATCCAGAGATTGCCCAAGGAGCGCGAGGAGCTGCCCGATCGAATCAACTACGACAAGAGAGGGCTCACGGCTATTCCCATCTTTGAGCAGGAGCCCAATCTTCGACTGCTGTCGCTCCAGCACAACCTGATCAACACGTTCCACATACCCAAGGAGCTGACTCCGCCGCCTCCACCAGTGCCTCCTATTGCCGTGGCCACGCCAAGGGAGAGTAACAATAACAAGCTGGGTG AATATAGCAACGGTAATGGAAACAAGGAAGGAGGACGCTCTGGATTGCGTGGCCATCATCCAGGCAGACTCACCCGTGCCATGACCAATGCAGGCGGCAATTCCCATCGCCTGTCGCCCAAGTCCGGCGGTAGTCCTGGTTCAGGCAGTCCACTGACCACGCAGGCACTGGCCATCAACGGCGGAACAGCAGCAGGACGTTCCAAGTTGGCGAAACGAGGCTACAACTACGGACAGGCACAATTGACGCCTCCGCCGGCGCTACGCATGCGCTACGGATTGGAGAAATCCAAGAGCTTCGTGAGCAGCAGCCTGCAGGCTATGAAGCATCAGCAACAGCTCATCCAACGGAGGGCATTGCTCAAGGCAACCAGAGCCGGCGGAGTGGGTGTGCCGGGTGGAGCTGGCAGTAATCTGCTCCAGAGCTGCGATGAGGGCAGTGCCTTGCACAGTAGCAATCTCTCGCTGTGCGGCGGATGCGGTGAAGAGGAGGAGTCTCCCAGTGTGATGACCACCATTTCTGCCCTGGAGCAGCTGAGCATCAAGAACAAGCAGTTGAGCTTAAGTGCCAGCTATGGAATCATCTTTCAGCAGCTGGTGTTTCTGGATCTCTATGATAATCAGATCGAGAGGATAGCGAATCTGGATGGACTACCTTCGCTTtcggtgctgctgctgggcaagAACAGGATTACGGATATTGGTGGTCTGTCCTCGTTGAAGGATACGCTTAGAGTGTTGGATCTGCATGGCAATAAACTCACCAGTCTGGGTAGTCGCATCAACTGCCTGCAGCAACTGAAATCATTAAATCTGGCGGGCAATCAAATTCGCCAGATAAATCAGCAGGATTTTCTCGGTCTGCGCTGCCTGAGGGAGTTGAATCTCAAGCGGAACAAGCTGCGGCGGATCAATGGATTCCAGCACCTGGTGGCACTGGAAAGGCTTTGGCTATGCCACAACGATCTGCACAGGGTTGATGATATGGCCAGTATAGCTCGGGCCACCCGCCTTCTGGAAGTTACAATCGAGAACAATCCTGTTTCCCTGGCCGGCGATTGTGTATCCTTCTTGGTTTCGTACCTTCCACTGCTGCAAACCCTTAGTCAGATGCCCATCACGGAGCAGGTGCGTCGGGCCGCCCTTGCATGGCGCCAGCACAAGGAACAGGCTCAAGCTGCTCCTGGAAGCTCCGAGGCGTATCACAACATCCGGCGAGAAGAGGTCATATCCAATGCCAGGACCAACTGGGAACTTTTGCGTTCCCAACAGACGGTGGTGGGTCGTCCCAAGAGCCGACTGACCAGcgagctggccaagatcaATGAGTCCAACGAAGGTCCCGCAGGCGAGGAGGGGGAGACCGAGTCGGAGGAGTCGCAGCAGCCCAAGGAACTGATAGATGAATTGCAGGCGCTGATTAAACTGCCGCCGATTGCAAAGGATCTGAGGAATCCACACGAAGAGGATGGCGCCTCCTCGGAGGCCTCTAGTCTAGGACCCAATGTTGACTCCTGCTCCAGCTGTTATAGCTCGGATAATGAGGACGGCGgtgctaaaaataaaccacaGACGCCGCAAATTGATGAAAACTCCAACAAGGTGGGCTTGACGGAAAagccatcatcatcgccagTTCCAGTTGCAAGCCCATCCCCCGAAGTTACTAAAGTGACGCCGCCAGCGCCGGTCTCATCTTCACCTTCGCCACCAGCACTGACCTTGACGCCACCAGCTGCACCAGGAACTCCAGTGCCCGGCGCCACgtcgccatcaccatcaacAACCATAATTGCCACCTTGCCTGTACCCGCCACTGCATCCTGCAATACAAGTCGCCCGACCAGCAGCAAACAGCGTTCCCGTCATGCGCCCATCACACAATTGGGCCTACAGATTAACCAGAGAGGTGGAGCAGGTGCCTCTTCCAAGCGGTACATGGCAGGCAGTCTCGTGCGGGCACAAACCgtgagcagcagcaccagtaACAGCAGCAGTTCCAATAGTGCGGGTCGCGgaaagaccaccaacaatgGATTAAACTTGGTGGCAACCCAAGCAAAGGCGGCAACAAATGGAACCAACCAATCTTCAGCAGGAACGGGAGCCGGAACAGGAAGCTCCACCACAACAGCAGCCACcgctgcaggagcagctgcgACTCCGAACGCAGCCATAACAGTATCCAAGCCCAGCGCCGCTGAACGGGAAAGGGAACAAGGTGGCGATTATCTGATTGAGATATGTGGAAGGTACCTTAACATCTACGGCCAGGGAGCGCTCCGTTTCATCGATAAGCAGTGGAATCCGGCCAAGGCGAATGATGTGCACACGCTGAACTTCAGTTACATTAACTTCAACAGCATCGTATGTGTGCTGGGCAGGATTAAGCTGCGATTCCCTCACGCCGAGCACTATGTTTTCCGGGAAACAAATATCTCCTGCCTGGGTCAACTCAATGGATTGGCTGAGCTCCAGGGACTCAGCAGCTTACTGATCGATGCCGAGGGCAATGGCATTACGCTGAAGGAATCCTGGCGAGCGTACGCCATCTACAGGCTATCACACTGGGGATTGAAGCAGCTAAATGGTCAGGAGGTAACCGAAGCTGAAGTAGAGGCTGCGAATGCCATGTACGTTGGACTCTCTGACCTGGTGCTGTGGTCCATGCCCGAGGTGATGCTGCAACCTCTGCTGGCGAGACTGCGTCTGGATGAAACCTGCACGGCCAGCAAACTTTCTCCGAAAGAGTGGCTTCTACGGCCGGACAACAAGTCCCTGCGCCTCGTGGTGGGTAAAGAGGCACTCCAGTGGAAGAAAAACGCTGGAGGTGGAGCAGGAACTTCCACCTCAATGAACCTGAATCAAGCGACGGAAGCGGGAAGCACTGCCATGGCGCCCAGTGTCCGAGATCGAGGGCGACAGCACTTTGCCCTTCTGCTGGAAAACACCTGCAACGCCGTGGAGAAGCTGCACAAACTGGAAACTCTGTGGCCAAGCATGCTTCTTGATATCGTCCGGAATACGCTGCTGGATTACGCCCAGCTAGATGTCTACCTGCGGAATCTCATGTGCGAGTTGATGAAGTGA